Below is a genomic region from Brassica oleracea var. oleracea cultivar TO1000 chromosome C9, BOL, whole genome shotgun sequence.
NNNNNNNNNNNNNNNNNNNNNNNNNNNNNNNNNNNNNNNNNNNNNNNNNNNNNNNNNNNNNNNNNNNNNNNNNNNNNNNNNNNNNNNNNNNNNNNNNNNNNNNNNNNNNNNNNNNNNNNNNNNNNNNNNNNNNNNNNNNNNNNNNNNNNNNNNNNNNNNNNNNNNNNNNNNNNNNNNNNNNNNNNNNNNNNNNNNNNNNNNNNNNNNNNNNNNNNNNNNNNNNNNNNNNNNNNNNNNNNNNNNNNNNNNNNNNNNNNNNNNNNNNNNNNNNNNNNNNNNNNNNNNNNNNNNNNNNNNNNNNNNNNNNNNNNNNNNNNNNNNNNNNNNNNNNNNNNNNNNNNNNNNNNNNNNNNNNNNNNNNNNNNNNNNNNNNNNNNNNNNNNNNNNNNNNNNNNNNNNNNNNNNNNNNNNNNNNNNNNNNNNNNNNNNNNNNNNNNNNNNNNNNNNNNNNNNNNNNNNNNNNNNNNNNNNNNNNNNNNNNNNNNNNNNNNNNNNNNNNNNNNNNNNNNNNNNNNNNNNNNNNNNNNNNNNNNNNNNNNNNNNNNNNNNNNNNNNNNNNNNNNNNNNNNNNNNNNNNNNNNNNNNNNNNNNNNNNNNNNNNNNNNNNNNNNNNNNNNNNNNNNNNNNNNNNNNNNNNNNNNNNNNNNNNNNNNNNNNNNNNNNNNNNNNNNNNNNNNNNNNNNNNNNNNNNNNNNNNNNNNNNNNNNNNNNNNNNNNNNNNNNNNNNNNNNNNNNNNNNNNNNNNNNNNNNNNNNNNNNNNNNNNNNNNNNNNNNNNNNNNNNNNNNNNNNNNNNNNNNNNNNNNNNNNNNNNNNNNNNNNNNNNNNNNNNNNNNNNNNNNNNNNNNNNNNNNNNNNNNNNNNNNNNNNNNNNNNNNNNNNNNNNNNNNNNNNNNNNNNNNNNNNNNNNNNNNNNNNNNNNNNNNNNNNNNNNNNNNNNNNNNNNNNNNNNNNNNNNNNNNNNNNNNNNNNNNNNNNNNNNNNNNNNNNNNNNNNNNNNNNNNNNNNNNNNNNNNNNNNNNNNNNNNNNNNNNNNNNNNNNNNATATAAGGCGGCTCGGCCGACCAATAAATAATAAACAGGATATAAGGCGGCTCGGCCGACCAATAAATAATAAACAGGATATAAGGCGGCTCGGCCGACCAATAAATAATAAACAGGATATAAGGCGGCTCGGCCGACCAATAAATAATAAACAGGATATAAGGCGGCTCGGCCGACCAATAAATAATAAACAGGATATAAGGCGGCTCGGCCGACCAATAAATAATAAACAGGATATAAGGCGGCTCGGCCGACCAATAAATAATAAACAGGATATAAGGCGGCTCGGCCGACCAATAAATAATAAACAGGATATAAGGCGGCTTGGCCGACCAATAGATAAATTAAATTACTAGTAAATGATATAGGCGGTATTCCGGCCATTATAACATGATATAAATAATAGTATAGGCGGTATACTGACCATTATAACAGAGTATAAATGATACAAATAAATTTTACCGAATTGCAGAGTGATCGTGTTGATAACGTGTTATAAAAAGAACTGGAATTTTATTGTATCGCGAGAATTTGAGTAAGGACAAAATTTATACCCGTAGAATTTTTAACACTGATAGAAAGAGTTTATTATAGAGAGAAAAAAAGGTTGAGGGATCATTTTCTAAACGATCGAAATCGATCGTTTATATAGAGAAGAAATTCACTGTGCAAATAGTGCACCGGGCCCCACATCTTTTTATATTTTCAAACATTACGGCTCCTCTTTTTTTTGACTTTCGTAACAACCCGTTATTATTCATTTTCAAAAGCAGGTATTGAAGTCTAATTTATCTTGATTATTAGTTATCAACAAAATTAGGGGTGTTCAATCCGGATATCGGTTCGGTTTAGGTTTGTTTTTTTTCGGTTTTCGGTATTTTGGTTAGTAAAATATAACTATCATTCTAAATCCATATTTACTTCGGTTCGGTTCGGTTTATATACCGTCGGTTTTCGGTTTATTCGGTTTTATACCAAAAAACAAAATTATTTAGTTTGAGATCATATAAAATGAATTTTAGAGTCATATTGTCAACACAGTCATTTATTAAAAATATATTACATGTTCAAATAAATGAACAAAAACGTAAAAATGCTTCTACCATCAAATAAAATCATCAAATCTATAATTAAAATCAAAGCCTGAAATTTTGAAAATAAAAATATGAAACAAAACAGAAACATGAAAGAAAAGTTTTTCCANNNNNNNNNNNNNNNNNNNNNNNNNNNNNNNNNNNNNNNNNNNNNNNNNNNNNNNNNNNNNNNNNNNNNNNNNNNNNNNNNNNNNNNNNNNNNNNNNNNNNNNNNNNNNNNNNNNNNNNNNNNNNNNNNNNNNNNNNNNNNNNNNNNNNNNNNNNNNNNNNNNNNNNNNNNNNNNNNNNNNNNNNNNNNNNNNNNNNNNNNNNNNNNNNNNNNNNNNNNNNNNNNNNNNNNNNNNNNNNNNNNNNNNNNNNNNNNNNNNNNNNNNNNNNNNNNNNNNNNNNNNNNNNNNNNNNNNNNNNNNNNNNNNNNNNNNNNNNNNNNNNNNNNNNNNNNNNNNNNNNNNNNNNNNNNNNNNNNNNNNNNNNNNNNNNNNNNNNNNNNNNNNNNNNNNNNNNNNNNNNNNNNNNNNNNNNNNNNNNNNNNNNNNNNNNNNNNNNNNNNNNNNNNNNNNNNNNNNNNNNNNNNNNNNNNAAAAGACTTAGAAAATAAGATGTCTGAATTGCGATGTATTCAAGTGTTTTACAAATTATATAAGGTTCTTTATTACTATAACATTATGGTAATAGTTATTAACACAAATTTAACTTATATAACAAATAGATTTTCATGTATTGTTATAAAATAGATACATATTTACATGTTTTTACTTTTAATCGGTTTTGTTCGGTTTATTCGGTTTAATCGGTTATATACCAAACCATATCCAAATCCTACGGTTTTTATAAAATTATATCCTTTCGGTTTATATGGTATATACCAAAACCAAACCATATTGTCTATTTCGGTTCGGTTCGGTACGGTTCGGTTTTACCATATTGAACAGCTCTAAACAAAATATATTGCGTGAAATGTAAAGTTGGATTAGCTCCTACCAACTAGGTATATTATATATAATAAGTTTTCTTTATTACTACCATATACAACTTGATGAAAGTTATATCAGTTTAACCAGCTAGATATATAATAATAATTTCATTTTTGTTATCTAGATCTACTATTCTATATAGATAGGACAAGTTTTAGGAGGATGAACTCCTATCGACTCTTTGTGATTTATGTTTTTAAATTTATATTCGCATTTTTAATTAAAAAAATCAACATAAACATTCAAATTACACATAAACAAAGATAAAAGGTTGTAAATAAATAAATAAGTAAGTGGGCGGTTTTTGTGAAGAGAAATAACGAACGGCGGGATATGACGATTAGGGTTTTGGCGATTGGTGAGGGCAGGGGTTCGGAGTCGGGAGATCGTGATGCAACCATGATGGATGTGGGAGAGAGAGCGAGACCACCAGGGGATGCGGCGGCCTCGTATGCATCCAAAGTGGTGGGTACGAATGGAGGAGGTATGCCGGTTCCAGAGAGTTTGATTGATGATGCGTTTGTATCTGAGAGGCTACGAGTGGAGTTTCCGAATGGAGAGGATGGAGAACCATCGATTACGATTGAGTCGGAAGTTTTAGAAGCGATGAATGGGATGTGGAAGCAGCGTATGATTGTTAGGGTTTTGGGCAGGAACGTCCCGATCTCTGCCTTGAGCAAGAAGCTAAGAGAGTTATGGAACCCTAAAGGAGGAATGTATGTAATGGACCTACCCATACAATTTTTTATGGTTCGTTTCGAGAAGAAGGATGAATATTTGGCGGCACTGACAGGGGGTCCATGGAGGGATTTTGGCAGTTATCTCATGGTGAGAGCCTGGTCGCCGGAGTTCGATCCGTTAAGAGATGACATCGTTACGACGCCGGTTTGGATCAGGTTGACAAATATTCCAGTGAACTTTTACCATCAATCGACCCTCATGGGTATTGCCAAGGGTTTGGGTAAACCAGTTCGTGTTGACCTGACCACATTGAAGTTTGAAAGAGCAAGGTTTGCGAGAGTTTGTGTAGAAGTTAATCTTGCAAAGCCGTTGAAAGGGACAGTCCTAATTAACGGAGAGAGATACTTTGTAGCTTACGAAGGGTTAGCTGAGATCTGTTTAAAGTGCGAAATTTATGGACACTTGGTTCATGGATGCCCAAGAACAATTGTGGAAAGATTGGCTGAAGTAGCTATACAGACGGAGGCACAGTCAGCTACGCGATCACCCACTAGACAAGAACCAATAGTGCAGGAGAATGGTTTTACTCCGGTGAGGAGCTCAAGAAGAGGGACACAGATACTGCCTCGATTGGTGAACGGCAGGACCGCGGAAGCCGGCGGGGAGACAGACAGGAATGTCCAAGAGATCCCGCGGACCGGGGGAATCGCAAACATTGCGATATCCAACAAATTTGGTAGTTTAGAGCTGGATACAGATCGAAGTTAATCAAGAGAAGAGATTGTGTCTGGCGAGGAGAACAAGGAGAATCAGATTATGAACATCAAAAGAAATGAGAACAAGGAAATTTCGCAAGCGAAAGAGACTCTAATCTTTGGAGGGAAGGTGAATATAAGAAAGGATTCGAAAATGGTGAACAAGGAGAAATGGGCTGGGAAGAAAGTAGTAGAAGGAGAGGAAGGCCCAAAAATTTAAACAATAAACCCGCTAGAGGTTTGGTGATTGGGCCCACTAAAGGGGAAGTCAGTCTATCGGAGTCGGGGAAACGACTGCGAGTGGAAAGTTTGGAGGCAGGGAGAGCTGGGGGTGCCTTCAGGGAGAGTGTGGCGGAACCCAAAGTTACGGTAAAGCCATTGCAATTAAGAGATGAAGAGTTAGAGAATCCGATGGATAGTACCATTAGTGAGATGGAACAAAGGGAGACGGAGGCGCAGATGGAAGCGCAGGGGGGCGGAAGGATTTTGGACCTCGCATGACAGGGTTCCCCAGTAATCCAATTAGACCTTATCGTAATAAAGATGATGAATTGCATTTTCTGGAATTTCCGGGGGGCAAATAAACCCAATTTTTGACGTTCTATTTGGTACATTTTGAAGAAGTTCGATACTGATTTTCTTGCGTTATTTGAGACCCATGCGGGAGGGGATAAAGCGATGAAAATCTGTCAGAGTCTAGGCTTTGATAACTCTTTTCGGGTGGACGCCGTTGGTCAGAGTGGTGGTATTTGGTTGTTGTGGAGGAATCATGCTGGAGCTCTAACGATCTTGGAATCGTCAGAACAGTTTATTCATGCACGTGTTGAGATTGGGAGTGAGGTAATTCACCTCATAGCTGTCTATGCTGCGCCTACAGTGAGTCGTAGGAGTGGGTTATGGGGAGACTTGAAGCGGGTAATTGAGAATATTGATGAACCAGTATTGGTAGGTGGAGATTTTAATACTATAATGCGGTTGGATGAGAGGTCAGGGGGCAATGGTAGACTTTCACCGGACTCTCTAGCTTTTGGAGAATGGATAAATGAGCTAGCTTTGGTGGATATGGGTTTTAGAGGTAACACTTTCACATGGAAAAGAGGGAAAGATACCCGGAGCTTTGTGGCTAAACGTTTGGACAGAGTCTTGTGTAGTGCTCAGACACGAGTAAGATGGCAGGAGGCAGTAGTTTCTCATCTTCCCTTTCTAGCATCAGACCATACACCAGTCTATGTGCAACTAGAGCCTGAACAGAGAGGTAACCCCAAGAGGAGACTTTTTCGATTTGAGGCGGCATGGCTCAAACATGAAGGTTTTAAGGAGTTACTTGCGGCATCTTGGAATGGGGAGATGCGTACGCCTGAGGCGCTTGTGGCGTTGAAAGCAAAGCTAAAAAAATGGAATAAGGAGATATTTGGGGATGTAAAGCAACAGAAAGAAAAACTAATCAGTGACATCAGGGGAATTCAGGAGGAGCTGGAGAGGAACCCAACTGATGATTTGTTGTTAAGGGAAGCTGGCTTACAGAAGGTGTTTGATGTGGTTCTAGAACAAGAGGAGATGGTCTGGTACCAAAAATCACGTGAGAAGTGGATAGTGTTTGGTAATAGGAATACGAATTACTATCATACGAATACAATTGTTCGGAGGAAAAGGAACATAATTGAAATGCTGAAGGATGATGTGGGGCGCTGGGTAGATCAGTCGGAGGAGTTAGAAAAGCTGGCCATAGCTTATTATAAACGCCTGTACTCAACGGAAGATATCAATTTGGATACAGAAAAACTTTCTCAAGAAGGCTTCACTGAACTTACGAGGGGTGAGCAGGAGATACTCAATAAACTGTTCTCTGCAGTGGATGTTGAGATTTCGATGCGATCCATGGGGAAGTTTAAAGCTCCAGGACCAGATGGGTTTCAACCGGTCTTTTACCAAGATTCATGGGAAGTAGTGGGGGACTCGGTAACTCGGTGTGGGCTTGAGTTCTTTGAATCAGGTGTTCTTACTACGGGTATGAATGATGCAATGCTGGTCTTAATACCGAAGGTCCTCAAGCCAGAAAGAATCATGCAATTCCGACCAATCAGTTTATGTAATGTCTTGTTCAAGATAATAACTAAAGCGATGGTGTTGAGATTGAAGAAACTTATGCCCAAGCTTATTGGTCCAACGCAAGCCAGCTTCATCCCAGGCCGGCTTAGAACAGACAATATTGTTGTGGTCCAGGAAGCGGTTCACTCAATGAGGAAAAAGAAAGGACGCAGAGGTTGGATGCTGCTCAAGTTGGATCTCGAGAAAGCATATGACCGAATCAGGTGGGATTTCCTAGAGGATACTCTTTACGCAGCAAAACTACCCGGGATATGGATTCAATAGATCATGCAGTGCGTGACAAACCCGTGAATGAGTCTATTATGGAATGGAGAGAGGACATAAGCTTTTACACCTCAACGTAGACTTCGGCAGGGCGATCCTTTGTCACCATACTTTTTTGTGTTTTGCATGGAGCGCTTGTGCCATCAAATTGATCTTTCTGTGGCCAAGAAGGAGTGGAAACCAATCAGTCTATCTAGGAGTGGACCAGCTTTATCCCATGTTTGTTTTGCGGATGATCTGATCTTGTTTGCTGAGGCCTCAATCTCGCAAATTCGGGTGATTAGGAAGGTGCTAGAGAGATTTTGTGGAGCTTCTGGGCAGAAAGTAAGTCTTGAGAAATCTTTGATTTTCTTCTATGCAAATGTTTATCGGGACTTAGCGAAATCCATAAGTACTGAGAGTGGAATCAGAGGAACAAAAGAGTTGGGAAAGTACTTGGGCATGCCGGTGTTGCAAAAAAATAATTAATAAAGAGACGTTTGGGGAAGTAATTGAGAGATTGTCGTCTAAACTTGCGGGATTGAAAAGGAGATTCTTGAGCTTGGCAGGGAGGATCACGCTTACAAAGTATGTTCTCGCATCGATTCCAGTACATACGATGAGTACCATCGCTCTGCCGATATCTACTTTGGATCAACTTGATAAAATTGCTCGGTCGTTTATTTGGGGGAGCAGTGAGGGAAACAGGAAACAACATCTGGTCTCTTGGAGAAAAATCTGTAAACCGAAGAGTGAAGGTGGGCTGGGGATAAGGTTAGCTAAAGAAATGAATATTTCTCTACTAGCAAAGCTAGGCTGGAGGTTGCTGAAAACACAGGATGGCCTATGGGTTAAGATTATGCGAAAAAAAAATTCGAGTTGGCGAGTTGGATGATTTATCTTGGTTAAGCGTTAAAGGAACTTGGTCACCAACATGGAGAAGTTTGGTATTGGGGCTGCGTGAGGTTGTTGTCCCGGGCTTGGCTTGGGTTCTTGGTGATGGTCGTCGCGTACGTTTTTGGAAGGATAATTGGTTGTTGAATGAGCCACTATCTGAGTTGAGTACAGTGGATATTTCGGAAGAGATGGTGGAGGTACGAGCTCGGGATCTTTGGCAAACTGGCACTGGTTGGCAAACGCATATAATAGAACCGTATATGTCAATGCCAAATCGTCTAAGGTTGGCTTCAGTGGTGATTGATGATGTTACGGGTGCAAGGGATAGAATGTCGTGGGGAGGGAGCAAGGATGGTTTATTTTCTGTGAACTCAGCTTATGCTTTCTTAACCAGGGATGCGGAGCCGAGACCTAATATGGAAGCCTTATATCAGTGGGTTTGGCGTGTCACTACTCCAGAACGTGTATGAGTCTTCGTATGGCTGGTAATTCATCAGGTGATCATGACAAACATGGAACGGAAACGCAGACATTTGAGTGAGAATAGTATATGTCAATTGTGTAAGGGGGGAGAAGAAACCATTCTTCATGTTCTTCGAGACTGTCCGGCAGCTGCGGGGTTATGGGCGCTATTTGTTTCCCTAAGCAGACCTCAACGGTTCTTTGACCAACCTCTCCTAGAATGNNNNNNNNNNNNNNNNNNNNNNNNNNNNNNNNNNNNNNNNNNNNNNNNNNNNNNNNNNNNNNNNNNNNNNNNNNNNNNNNNNNNNNNNNNNNNNNNNNNNNNNNNNGTTCCTTCAGGATAAGGCTCGGGAGGTGATAGAAGCAAATGTAAAACTAAAGGAACATGGGCAGAGCCGGGAACGTGTGGAGAAGCAGATCTCATGGAATCGACCAACAAATGGCTGGTTCAAACTGAACACGGATGGAGCATCTAGAGGTAACCTGGGACTTGCTACGGCGGGTGGGGCTATTCGCGATGAGTATGGAGAATGGAATGGGGGTTTTGCAATAAACATAGGCATCTGTTCAGCCCCTTTGGCAGAGTTATGGGGAGTATACTATGGCTTGTGTATAGCATGGGACCGTGGGATTCGTCAGTTGGAGTTGGAGGTTGATTCGGAGAGTGTGGCGGGTTTTCTTCAGACAAGGATCCATGATTCTCATCCCCTGTCGTTCCTAGAACGTCTGTGCTATGNNNNNNNNNNNNNNNNNNNNNNNNNNNNNNNNNNNNNNNNNNNNNNNNNNNNNNNNNNNNNNNNNNNNNNNNNNNNNNNNNNNNNNNNNNNNNNNNNNNNNNNNNNNNNNNNNNNNNNNNNNNNNNNNNNNNNNNNNNNNNNNNNNNNNNNNNNNNNNNNNNNNNNNNNNNNNNNNNNNNNNNNNNNNNNNNNNNNNNNNNNNNNNNNNNNNNNNNNNNNNNNNNNNNNNNNNNNNNNNNNNNNNNAAAAAAAAAAAAAAAAGGTTGTAAATAAGTTTCACAGCAAACAGAAATAGTCTAAATACCTCTTTATATATTTTAGCAATCTCTTAAAAATAAATACAATTTTTATGATAGAAAAACACACTTTTTACATTTATTTAGATTCATATGCATGAAAATACACATCTTTATGAAAACTCATCTCTTTATACGTTTTACAAACTCTTAAAAATAAATGAAATGCTTAGGATGAAAAAAACAAACTATTTCACATTTATTTGAATTCCTATTATTAATAGATATGTTTGCTCTATAGGTGTTCAAGCTTATAGACACTATGTAACCCAACAGATTTCCTACAAAAAGTAGAAAACATGATGAAGGCAATCTCTTTGCAAAATGCTCTAACAACTAAGATCAAACTGATTAATACCAGAGCACTGTCAGATGAATGTTTAGCAAGTTAAGGATCAATGAAAGAAATCTTTCAACTGCTCTTACAACTTATTTTTCATTTCTTCTATTTTTTTATTGTTTTGAACAGGTTCCTTCAAAAGAATTGTTTTGTTTTTTTTTTGAATTATACAGAGGTATCCTGGCTCCACAGAAGTGATCCAGACTAGTCACGTGTTGCCACGTGTCGGTCCTCTGTTCCCGGCGATGCCGAAATGTTAATTCTCCAGTGGCCGGGATTCGAACCCAGATGACGGTACTCACAGCTGTAAGCCATTTACCACTAGAGCTAGAAGCCCCGGTTAAATTGATTTGTTTGAAGTATTAGCTGGTGAAAATAGTAGAAATCCTCCAAACTGAAATGGGTGGCTGTGCGTTTCTCCCCAGAGAAACCTAGGCAACAAGCTTCATTAGACGACGCATAAAGATGGTGGCAGATCTGGCAGATGCATGCTGGTCCAATATCTCCGCTTCGATGCACGATGATCCTATCAAATGCTTGAGCAATGCGAGCATTAAGGATTTTGCAGTGAGTTAATACGTTCATCTTGGTTCAGAAAAAGGTGCATCCAATATGATGCGCAAGAAAGCTGAAATCTCTATTGCTAGCTTCCATTTGACACAACTTCAATGGAATTGCAGTCAAATCGATGAATCTTCTTAAATTTTATATAGTATATGAAATCAATAACTTCGGTGAATCAGATTAGAGTTTGTGAGAATTCATCATGACCATAATTTTTTAAAAAATTATGTAGATTACCCATATCTTACATTGTATCGTTATAGCATATTTGATTAGTTTCTATGAATATTTTAATTGTTGTTGACTAACATAATGTTTTAAAACATAAGAAAATAGTGTTTGATTAAAATCTTAATTTTTAATGAGTAAGAAAATTAATATCTTCTGATTAATTAAGAAACTTTTTCAAACTCAAATTATTCTAATGATACGCATTTTACACAAGTGAATTACTATTACCAGCAGTTATTTTAAAATAAAACTTTTGTTGATAAATAATGAAGTGGCTCAGCATAAAGAAAATAATTGCAATCAACCAATATTTTAATTTGTTAATTAAACATTAGATGTTTTTTTCTGTCTATACCAATGTTTCAGAAATAAAATAAAGTTTTACTAAATTTTATGTTAATTTTCTTTTATTTTTATTAGGTTAGCAATTTATATTAATAATATGTTTTATTTTAATATATATATATATTTCTAAGTTTTTTTTTTGAACTTTATATATTTCTAAGTTTTGACATACTCTCCGGAAAAATTCTTTTAGTATTGTATTTAATGTTAATTTCCAAAGAGTTACCATAAGTATCAACTTAATTCCTTCTTAGTGACTACATAATATTATGAGAAATTCTCTAGGATAACTCTTTTTAAGTTTTTGTCACAAAAATTGTCCTGAATGAAAAAATGACCAAAATAAGTTTTTGCCATAGAGTTAACTAATCTAGATTTAGGGTTTAGAGTTAAGG
It encodes:
- the LOC106314355 gene encoding uncharacterized protein LOC106314355; the encoded protein is MMDVGERARPPGDAAASYASKVVGTNGGGMPVPESLIDDAFVSERLRVEFPNGEDGEPSITIESEVLEAMNGMWKQRMIVRVLGRNVPISALSKKLRELWNPKGGMYVMDLPIQFFMVRFEKKDEYLAALTGGPWRDFGSYLMVRAWSPEFDPLRDDIVTTPVWIRLTNIPVNFYHQSTLMGIAKGLGKPVRVDLTTLKFERARFARVCVEVNLAKPLKGTVLINGERYFVAYEGLAEICLKCEIYGHLVHGCPRTIVERLAEVAIQTEAQSATRSPTRQEPIVQENGFTPVRSSRRGTQILPRLVNGRTAEAGGETDRNVQEIPRTGGIANIAISNKFGNFASERDSNLWREGEYKKGFENGEQGEMGWEESSRRRGRPKNLNNKPARGLVIGPTKGEVSLSESGKRLRVESLEAGRAGGAFRESVAEPKVTKFDTDFLALFETHAGGDKAMKICQSLGFDNSFRVDAVGQSGGIWLLWRNHAGALTILESSEQFIHARVEIGSEVIHLIAVYAAPTVSRRSGLWGDLKRVIENIDEPLALVDMGFRGNTFTWKRGKDTRSFVAKRLDRVLCSAQTRVRWQEAVVSHLPFLASDHTPVYVQLEPEQRGNPKRRLFRFEAAWLKHEGFKELLAASWNGEMRTPEALVALKAKLKKWNKEIFGDVKQQKEKLISDIRGIQEELERNPTDDLLLREAGLQKVFDVVLEQEEMVWYQKSREKWIVFGNRNTNYYHTNTIVRRKRNIIEMLKDDVGRWVDQSEELEKLAIAYYKRLYSTEDINEVIERLSSKLAGLKRRFLSLAGRITLTKYVLASIPVHTMSTIALPISTLDQLDKIARSFIWGSSEGNRKQHLVSWRKICKPKSEGGLGISVKGTWSPTWRSLVLGLREVVVPGLAWVLGDGRRVRFWKDNWLLNEPLSELSTVDISEEMVEVRARDLWQTGTGWQTHIIEPYMSMPNRLRLASVVIDDVTGARDRMSWGGSKDGLFSVNSAYAFLTRDAEPRPNMEALYQWVWRVTTPERDKAREVIEANVKLKEHGQSRERVEKQISWNRPTNGWFKLNTDGASRGNLGLATAGGAIRDEYGEWNGGFAINIGICSAPLAELWGVYYGLCIAWDRGIRQLELERYPGSTEVIQTSHVLPRVGPLFPAMPKC